A window of the Polaribacter batillariae genome harbors these coding sequences:
- a CDS encoding SusC/RagA family TonB-linked outer membrane protein, which translates to MKTFIFLMCTTVFSFNTKNTIAQNKVYIESDKEVTIDQVFKIIKTQSDFNFVYPKNLFKKTPKVKIKKGEIEITQLLKNSLSNKNVTFEIIKNHTIIIKRKPVVKTPEKQQQSIRGMVTDEADNPLPGASILVKGTTKGTETDFDGNFSIDVANDNAILVISYIGYTTKEVAIKGKNQLIVKLKEDASQLEEVVVIGYGKQSKAKVIGAVSKINAKELNKVASVSLDQQLAGKISGVVVNQSNGQPGASSNISIRGVGTLTAGTNPLIVVDGFPLSEGSSLNSINTNDIENISVLKDAASAAIYGSRAANGVILVTTKKGKNNQETKITLDTYVGFQQQSSGVELVDAYQHAQFLKEARDWGYVSKDPSNRNASDPNSVRVTKKLNGRNIDGRELNLDFLQPYLDRQPGLTNTNWMDVAFRTAPMYNYNLSASGGNKKTNYYASLGYFNQEGVVIGTDLKRYSASFNLSSKINNKIKFGILLNPSFTILNSKNQGSRSSGALGLLPLSFPYYSPYKTDGSLNISEQVISEQRELEGVRINGTPVENLLATSTKVIDHKKRFRVFGNMFVEAEILNNLTYKLLLGGDYDAYNKDYYYPSSIGSYRTPAPRKDANGEETKQFRYNYLVENTLNYSLEFNNHSFNILAGHTFQKEFNNFTKVTGTGYPDDNIQNIAGASAYSADYNSSIWTLESYLARIQYDYQTKYLISAAVRTDGSSRFGVNNRWGSFPSLSAGWIFTKESFFPENDILNFGKLSASWGKTGNNQIGNYGSQALITDSNYVFNDALAPGFITTSSPNPNLGWEVASSLNIGLDFRLFNKLNISTAYYKTNTKDLLLNLPVPQQTGYNTVLANIGEMENKGFEIDLSANNLKLGALNIGFNANITTYKNTVLALGPDQDVIATGRDENFVTKIGHSIAEIYGYEIEGIYKTQEEINNSPHLSGTLTGDYKVKDINKDGKIDSSDKVSKGSFLPDFTYGFGANVAYNNFSFSFDFTGVTGRTLMDGDMASLTEAGEGFSVPTTYYFKNRYHPTNNPNGFLGQPNFGNFSNSRKQLRSSSVVEKNNGDYLRLRNIRLAYDFSPSVLQAIKVSSFQLYLSANNVFTLTKYRGWNPDGTSSNVLTSGYNTGANYPIARTFLIGARIQL; encoded by the coding sequence ATGAAAACCTTTATCTTTTTAATGTGCACAACCGTTTTTAGTTTCAATACAAAAAACACAATAGCACAAAACAAGGTTTATATCGAAAGTGATAAAGAAGTTACCATCGACCAAGTATTTAAAATCATAAAAACACAGAGTGATTTTAATTTTGTGTATCCTAAAAATTTATTTAAAAAAACACCAAAAGTTAAAATAAAAAAGGGCGAAATCGAAATTACTCAACTCTTAAAGAATAGCTTATCAAATAAGAACGTTACTTTTGAAATAATAAAAAACCATACCATTATTATTAAAAGAAAACCTGTTGTTAAAACACCAGAAAAACAACAACAAAGCATTCGTGGAATGGTTACAGACGAAGCAGACAATCCTTTGCCAGGAGCTAGTATTCTTGTAAAAGGAACGACAAAAGGTACCGAAACCGATTTCGATGGTAACTTTTCTATAGATGTTGCAAATGACAATGCAATACTTGTTATTTCTTATATTGGATACACTACAAAAGAAGTAGCCATTAAGGGTAAAAACCAGCTTATAGTAAAGCTTAAAGAAGATGCTAGCCAATTAGAAGAAGTTGTTGTAATTGGTTATGGAAAACAGTCGAAAGCCAAAGTTATTGGTGCAGTTAGTAAAATTAATGCAAAAGAATTAAATAAAGTAGCTTCTGTTTCTTTAGACCAACAGTTGGCTGGTAAAATATCTGGTGTGGTTGTAAATCAAAGTAATGGGCAGCCTGGTGCTTCTTCAAATATCTCCATTAGAGGTGTTGGAACGTTAACTGCAGGTACAAACCCATTAATTGTGGTAGATGGTTTTCCTTTATCTGAAGGGAGCTCTCTAAACTCTATTAATACCAACGATATCGAAAATATTAGTGTCTTAAAAGATGCTGCTTCTGCTGCTATTTATGGTTCTAGAGCAGCAAATGGTGTTATTTTGGTAACTACTAAAAAGGGGAAAAATAACCAAGAAACTAAAATAACGTTAGATACTTATGTTGGTTTTCAACAACAAAGTTCTGGAGTAGAATTAGTAGATGCCTACCAACATGCACAATTTTTAAAAGAAGCGAGAGATTGGGGGTATGTTTCTAAAGACCCTAGCAATAGAAATGCTTCTGACCCAAATAGCGTACGAGTTACCAAAAAACTAAATGGTAGAAATATCGACGGTCGTGAGCTGAACTTAGATTTTCTACAACCTTATTTAGATAGGCAACCTGGTTTAACAAATACAAATTGGATGGATGTTGCCTTTAGAACTGCGCCCATGTATAACTACAACCTTTCTGCATCTGGTGGCAATAAAAAAACAAATTATTATGCTTCTTTAGGGTATTTTAATCAAGAAGGTGTTGTAATTGGAACCGATTTAAAACGCTATTCTGCTTCATTTAATTTATCTTCTAAAATCAACAATAAAATTAAATTTGGCATTTTGCTAAATCCAAGTTTTACCATACTAAATTCCAAAAACCAAGGAAGTAGAAGTTCTGGTGCTTTAGGTTTACTTCCATTAAGTTTTCCTTATTACAGCCCGTATAAAACAGACGGAAGTCTAAATATTAGCGAACAGGTTATTAGCGAGCAAAGAGAATTAGAAGGCGTTCGTATTAATGGTACTCCTGTAGAAAATTTACTAGCAACCTCTACAAAAGTAATCGACCATAAAAAAAGGTTTAGAGTTTTTGGAAACATGTTTGTTGAAGCAGAAATATTAAATAATTTAACTTATAAATTGCTTTTAGGTGGAGATTATGATGCTTATAATAAAGATTATTATTACCCTTCTAGTATTGGTTCTTACAGAACTCCTGCTCCAAGAAAAGATGCAAATGGAGAAGAAACAAAGCAATTTCGTTATAATTATTTAGTAGAAAACACGTTAAATTATAGTTTAGAATTTAACAACCATAGTTTTAACATTTTAGCAGGACATACTTTTCAAAAAGAGTTTAACAATTTCACGAAAGTAACAGGAACAGGCTACCCAGATGATAACATTCAAAATATCGCTGGTGCTAGTGCGTATTCTGCTGATTACAATTCTTCCATTTGGACACTAGAATCTTATTTAGCAAGGATTCAATACGATTATCAAACAAAATATTTAATAAGCGCAGCAGTTAGAACAGATGGCTCTTCAAGGTTTGGTGTAAATAATCGTTGGGGAAGTTTTCCTTCCTTATCTGCGGGTTGGATTTTCACGAAAGAGTCTTTTTTCCCAGAAAACGACATTCTAAACTTTGGAAAACTATCTGCAAGCTGGGGTAAAACAGGAAACAATCAAATAGGAAACTATGGTTCTCAAGCCTTAATTACAGACTCTAATTATGTTTTTAACGACGCTTTAGCACCAGGATTTATTACGACCTCTTCTCCAAACCCAAACTTAGGTTGGGAAGTAGCCTCTTCTCTAAATATTGGTTTAGATTTTCGTTTATTTAACAAATTAAATATTAGCACTGCTTATTACAAAACCAATACAAAAGATTTGTTGTTAAACCTACCAGTACCACAACAAACAGGTTACAATACAGTATTAGCAAACATTGGCGAAATGGAAAATAAAGGATTTGAAATAGACCTTTCTGCCAATAATTTAAAGTTAGGTGCATTAAATATTGGGTTTAATGCAAATATTACCACTTATAAAAATACGGTTTTAGCTTTAGGACCAGACCAAGACGTAATTGCCACTGGAAGAGACGAAAATTTTGTAACTAAAATTGGTCATTCGATCGCAGAAATATATGGTTACGAAATCGAAGGAATTTATAAAACACAAGAAGAAATAAATAACTCACCACACCTTAGTGGAACTTTAACCGGAGATTATAAAGTAAAAGATATTAATAAAGACGGAAAAATCGACTCAAGTGATAAAGTCTCTAAAGGTTCTTTTTTACCAGACTTTACTTATGGTTTTGGTGCAAATGTGGCTTACAACAACTTTAGTTTTAGTTTCGATTTTACTGGGGTTACTGGTAGAACTTTAATGGATGGAGATATGGCTTCGTTAACAGAAGCTGGAGAAGGTTTTTCTGTACCAACAACCTATTATTTTAAAAACAGATACCACCCAACCAACAATCCAAACGGATTTTTAGGACAACCAAATTTTGGAAACTTTTCTAACTCTAGAAAGCAACTTAGAAGCTCTTCTGTAGTAGAAAAAAATAATGGTGATTATTTAAGACTTAGAAACATTCGTTTGGCATACGATTTTTCTCCTTCGGTTTTACAAGCCATAAAAGTATCTAGTTTTCAACTATACCTTTCTGCAAATAATGTTTTTACACTTACAAAATATAGAGGTTGGAATCCAGATGGAACCAGTTCTAACGTATTAACTTCTGGGTATAATACAGGTGCAAACTATCCAATTGCTCGTACTTTTTTAATAGGTGCAAGAATTCAACTTTAA
- a CDS encoding FecR family protein produces the protein MKGILKISKLIIKKKLKIITAQEKIALKQQYKEHPFSKKIDFEKVVDRLSEYETINKEQAWENILLKREAIQKKNKKTKSIVKKNWFKFAIAAMFVGILAASYFYKNQSFNITTEKNISKYIDTIIPGSNKATLTLANGTSIQLKKGASFSTKNANSNGEKLVYKPNKQEVTEIAYHYLTIPRGGNFFLELSDGTKVWLNSETQLKYPVTFLDGKIRKVELMYGEAYFVVSPSTQHKGVKFKVINSAQEINVLGTEFNLKAYKDETNIYTTLVEGKISIDVNDKEQQLTPNQQLNYNLITNTLTTKKVDVYNEISWKDGLFSFDNKSIKEMMKVLSRWYDVDIIIKNKKIENEEFIGVLRKQQQIEDILNSIKNFGTIKNFKIMDKKIILE, from the coding sequence ATGAAGGGTATTTTAAAAATATCGAAACTTATCATTAAAAAGAAGCTGAAAATAATTACAGCTCAAGAAAAAATAGCTTTAAAACAGCAGTATAAAGAACATCCGTTTTCTAAAAAAATAGATTTTGAAAAAGTGGTAGATAGACTTTCTGAATACGAAACGATTAATAAAGAACAAGCTTGGGAAAATATTCTTTTAAAAAGGGAAGCAATTCAGAAAAAAAACAAAAAAACCAAATCAATTGTTAAAAAAAACTGGTTTAAATTTGCTATTGCTGCCATGTTCGTAGGAATTTTAGCTGCCAGTTACTTCTATAAAAACCAGTCTTTTAACATAACTACAGAAAAAAACATTTCTAAATATATAGATACCATAATACCTGGTAGCAACAAAGCGACACTAACTTTGGCAAACGGAACTTCTATCCAGTTAAAAAAAGGAGCGTCTTTTTCGACAAAAAATGCAAATAGTAATGGAGAAAAATTGGTTTATAAGCCTAATAAACAAGAAGTTACAGAAATTGCATACCACTATTTAACAATACCTAGAGGGGGTAATTTTTTTCTAGAATTGTCTGATGGTACTAAAGTATGGTTAAATTCAGAAACACAATTAAAGTATCCAGTTACATTTTTAGATGGAAAAATACGAAAAGTCGAATTGATGTATGGAGAAGCATATTTCGTTGTTTCACCAAGCACACAACACAAAGGTGTAAAATTTAAGGTAATTAATAGCGCACAAGAAATTAATGTTTTAGGAACAGAATTTAATCTAAAAGCCTATAAAGATGAAACAAATATTTACACCACTTTGGTAGAAGGTAAAATCTCTATAGATGTAAATGATAAGGAACAACAATTAACTCCAAATCAACAATTAAATTACAACCTTATAACAAATACTTTAACTACAAAAAAAGTAGATGTTTACAACGAAATTTCGTGGAAAGATGGTTTGTTTAGTTTCGATAATAAATCTATAAAAGAAATGATGAAAGTACTATCTCGTTGGTATGATGTAGATATTATAATTAAAAATAAAAAAATAGAAAATGAAGAATTTATTGGAGTTTTAAGAAAACAACAACAAATTGAAGATATTTTAAACAGTATTAAAAATTTCGGAACAATTAAAAACTTTAAAATAATGGATAAAAAAATAATTTTAGAATAA
- a CDS encoding RNA polymerase sigma-70 factor encodes MVAAKNIQIKQDFKQIFDDNYEALVLYATRFLPLKETSEDLVQDLFVDLWNKNNSFPDNLSLKAYLYKATRNKCYNIIKHYKVKDKHSLNTIKALHDDNLFFKNILEEEIVKQLHQAIEKLSDRKKEIIKLSLKGIKNNEISENLGIKLQTVKTLKSQAYKILREQFRDIENTIYFLLFSNKRINISKKIHF; translated from the coding sequence TTGGTAGCGGCAAAAAATATACAAATTAAACAAGATTTTAAGCAAATCTTCGACGATAATTACGAGGCATTAGTTCTTTATGCAACAAGATTTTTACCATTAAAAGAAACTAGCGAAGACTTAGTACAAGATCTATTTGTAGATTTATGGAATAAAAACAACTCTTTCCCAGACAATTTGTCTCTTAAAGCTTATTTATATAAGGCAACTCGTAATAAATGTTACAATATTATAAAGCATTATAAGGTAAAAGACAAACATTCTTTAAATACAATTAAGGCGTTGCATGACGATAATCTTTTTTTTAAAAACATTTTAGAAGAAGAAATTGTAAAACAGTTGCATCAGGCAATAGAAAAATTATCAGATCGTAAGAAAGAAATTATAAAACTTAGCTTAAAAGGAATAAAAAATAATGAAATTTCAGAAAATTTAGGCATCAAACTACAAACTGTAAAAACTCTTAAATCTCAAGCTTACAAGATTTTAAGAGAACAGTTTAGAGATATAGAAAATACTATTTATTTCTTATTATTTAGCAATAAACGAATCAATATTTCAAAAAAAATACATTTCTAG
- a CDS encoding MFS transporter: MFQFFKKSASKDISLAENAQKKYYKKLKWQVFISATLGYGFYYVCRLSLNVVKKPIVDAGVLTESELGIIGSALFFSYAVGKLTNGFLADHSNIKRFMAVGLLISALANLIMGFTGAFLFFAICWGVNGWVQSMGAPSCVVSLSRWYKDKERGSFYGFWSTSHNIGEALTYILTAVVVSYFGWEWGFRAAAMVGLLGALMISLFFHDTPESKGLPPVNKDFKKVKTSTWEEQKGVLKNLNVWILAFASAFMYISRYAVNSWGPYYFEAAKGYTLTQANSLVAISAVFGILGTASSGFVSDKLFKGRRNAPALIFGLMNVFALSLFLLGPKNMWWLDAISMVIFGLAIGALICYLGGLMAVDIASKKASGAALGIVGIMSYAAAGIQDIASGYLIENNKSVINGETLYNFDTITFFWIGAAILSTLLALLVWKKT; encoded by the coding sequence ATGTTTCAATTTTTCAAAAAATCAGCTTCAAAAGACATTTCTTTAGCAGAAAATGCTCAAAAAAAGTATTACAAAAAACTAAAATGGCAAGTTTTTATTTCCGCAACTTTAGGTTATGGCTTCTATTATGTGTGTCGTTTAAGTTTAAATGTAGTTAAAAAACCAATTGTAGATGCTGGTGTATTAACAGAATCTGAATTGGGCATTATTGGTTCTGCCTTATTCTTTTCTTATGCTGTGGGTAAACTAACCAATGGTTTTTTAGCAGACCACAGCAATATTAAACGTTTTATGGCAGTGGGTCTTTTAATTTCTGCCTTGGCAAATTTAATAATGGGGTTTACAGGCGCATTTTTGTTTTTCGCTATTTGTTGGGGCGTAAATGGTTGGGTACAATCTATGGGGGCTCCCTCTTGTGTTGTTTCATTATCTAGGTGGTATAAAGACAAAGAACGGGGTAGCTTTTATGGTTTTTGGAGTACCAGTCATAATATTGGTGAAGCGCTTACCTATATTTTAACAGCAGTGGTAGTTTCTTACTTTGGTTGGGAATGGGGTTTTAGAGCTGCTGCAATGGTTGGTTTATTAGGTGCGTTAATGATTTCCTTATTTTTCCACGATACACCAGAAAGCAAAGGTTTACCTCCTGTAAACAAAGATTTTAAAAAGGTAAAAACCTCTACTTGGGAAGAACAAAAGGGTGTTTTAAAGAACCTTAACGTATGGATTCTCGCTTTCGCCAGTGCATTTATGTATATTTCTAGATACGCCGTAAATAGTTGGGGACCTTATTATTTCGAAGCTGCAAAAGGCTATACATTAACCCAAGCCAATAGTTTAGTGGCTATTAGTGCCGTTTTTGGAATTTTAGGAACTGCTTCCTCTGGGTTTGTTTCAGATAAACTTTTTAAAGGAAGAAGAAATGCGCCTGCTTTAATTTTTGGATTAATGAATGTGTTTGCGCTTTCACTTTTCTTATTGGGACCTAAAAATATGTGGTGGTTAGACGCCATAAGTATGGTTATTTTCGGATTGGCAATTGGGGCATTAATCTGTTATTTAGGAGGTTTAATGGCCGTTGATATTGCTTCTAAAAAAGCTTCTGGTGCTGCTTTAGGAATTGTTGGAATTATGAGTTATGCTGCTGCAGGAATTCAAGATATTGCAAGTGGCTATTTAATAGAAAATAACAAATCTGTAATAAACGGAGAAACACTTTATAATTTCGATACCATTACTTTTTTCTGGATTGGTGCCGCAATCTTATCTACTTTACTTGCCTTATTGGTTTGGAAGAAAACGTAA
- a CDS encoding glycerophosphodiester phosphodiesterase family protein, which yields MKTSILKIRHFIYIPLVLILLVSCKQRANDITSKKTNKNTIRSLIAMLENADSNNVMVIAHRGDWRNAPENSLQAIQNCIDMGVDIVEIDIHKTKDGKLVLIHDKKLDRTTTGKGLVKDWTLDSLRTLYLRNGANHPTHHKIPTLEEAMLLAKGKILINLDKCYSYFDEAYEILKKTGTTDQVIMKGKVTLPEVRKEFGEYLDKVPFMPVVVLHEENTEETINEYIEKFSPIAFEFVFKDEKSPILSKFKEIRKKGSRIWVNSLWKSLNAGYEDDMALVKTDSIYGWYIKKGVNMIQTDRPQLLLNYLRDKGLHK from the coding sequence ATGAAAACATCAATATTAAAAATAAGACATTTTATATACATTCCTTTAGTGCTAATTTTGCTCGTTTCTTGTAAACAACGGGCAAATGATATAACTTCAAAAAAAACGAATAAAAATACTATTCGAAGTTTAATAGCAATGTTAGAAAATGCTGATTCCAACAATGTAATGGTTATTGCACATAGAGGAGATTGGAGAAATGCACCAGAGAATTCTTTACAAGCCATTCAAAACTGTATAGATATGGGGGTAGATATAGTAGAAATAGATATCCATAAGACAAAAGATGGAAAACTCGTTTTAATCCACGATAAAAAATTGGATAGAACTACAACAGGTAAAGGTTTGGTAAAAGACTGGACTTTAGATAGTTTGAGAACGTTGTATTTAAGAAACGGTGCCAATCATCCAACACATCATAAGATACCAACGTTAGAAGAAGCAATGTTATTAGCTAAAGGAAAAATACTTATCAATTTAGATAAATGTTATAGTTATTTTGATGAAGCCTATGAAATACTAAAAAAAACAGGAACTACAGATCAAGTAATTATGAAAGGAAAAGTAACCCTGCCAGAAGTTAGAAAAGAGTTTGGAGAATACTTAGACAAAGTCCCTTTTATGCCTGTAGTTGTGCTTCACGAAGAAAACACGGAAGAAACCATTAACGAATATATAGAAAAATTTTCGCCAATTGCCTTTGAATTTGTTTTCAAAGATGAAAAATCTCCCATACTTAGTAAATTTAAAGAAATTAGAAAAAAGGGTTCTCGGATTTGGGTAAATTCTTTATGGAAAAGTTTAAATGCTGGTTATGAAGATGATATGGCCTTAGTAAAAACGGATAGCATTTATGGTTGGTATATTAAAAAAGGTGTAAATATGATACAAACGGATAGACCTCAACTACTCTTAAACTATCTTCGAGATAAAGGACTTCATAAATAG
- a CDS encoding ComEC/Rec2 family competence protein, whose protein sequence is MRKLKAIISFIIISSFVLFFISCENNRVNNKTSLEWEEGFLDIHFIHSGGGNVSFMIFPDGTSLLFDAGDAKQRKKHPYYPPFDNKNISTGERIANYINYFLDKDTLDYALISHFHSDHYGEVTRNTPIAKNGAYKLTGITAVGDIIPIKKLIDRAYPEYNYPLDLLKPNGKVNLSMDNYLKFLLYQKENAGLKVEQLFPGTNKQIILRHQPLKFKNFEVRNIKVNNLIWAGKNNEISKYTFTPPLVNNKGYYNENPLSLALKISYGKFDYYVGGDLPGINDYPDYDIETSIGKILGEVDVLTLDHHGHKDATNAYFLKKLKPQVIAHQSLHDPHFSKKVQNNLQDSKADVFSPFVGEEIKKQFGRQIKKVYKSTKGHFFIRVYPNGDSFEIFVLDHNKNTYKLKEKFGPYKSK, encoded by the coding sequence ATGCGGAAATTAAAGGCAATAATATCATTTATTATTATATCATCTTTTGTATTATTTTTTATTTCTTGTGAAAATAATAGAGTAAATAATAAAACTTCTTTAGAGTGGGAAGAAGGTTTTTTAGATATCCATTTTATCCATTCTGGAGGAGGAAATGTTTCTTTTATGATTTTTCCAGACGGAACTTCTTTACTTTTTGACGCAGGAGATGCAAAACAGCGAAAAAAACATCCATATTATCCACCTTTCGATAATAAAAATATTTCTACAGGAGAACGCATTGCAAACTATATTAACTATTTTTTAGATAAAGATACGCTAGACTATGCGCTAATTTCCCATTTTCATAGCGACCATTATGGAGAAGTTACTAGAAATACTCCCATAGCAAAAAATGGAGCTTATAAATTAACAGGCATTACCGCCGTTGGAGATATTATACCTATAAAAAAATTAATTGACAGAGCATATCCAGAATACAATTATCCTCTTGACTTATTAAAACCAAATGGAAAGGTAAATTTATCGATGGATAATTACTTAAAATTCTTGTTGTATCAAAAAGAAAATGCTGGTTTAAAAGTAGAGCAGTTATTTCCAGGTACTAACAAACAAATAATATTAAGACATCAACCATTAAAATTCAAAAATTTTGAAGTTAGAAATATAAAGGTTAATAATTTAATTTGGGCTGGTAAAAATAACGAAATTAGTAAATATACATTTACCCCACCACTAGTTAATAATAAAGGTTATTATAATGAAAACCCTTTAAGTTTGGCTTTAAAAATTTCTTATGGAAAATTCGATTATTATGTTGGTGGAGATTTGCCAGGGATAAATGATTATCCAGATTATGATATTGAAACTTCAATAGGAAAAATTCTTGGAGAAGTAGATGTATTAACCTTAGACCACCATGGCCATAAAGATGCTACAAACGCTTACTTTTTAAAAAAACTGAAACCTCAAGTAATCGCTCATCAAAGTTTACATGACCCGCATTTTTCGAAAAAAGTTCAAAACAATCTTCAAGACAGCAAAGCAGATGTTTTTTCTCCTTTTGTAGGCGAAGAAATAAAAAAACAGTTTGGTCGTCAAATAAAAAAAGTCTATAAAAGTACAAAAGGGCATTTTTTTATTAGAGTATATCCTAATGGAGATAGTTTTGAAATTTTCGTTTTAGATCATAATAAAAATACTTATAAGTTAAAAGAGAAATTTGGTCCCTACAAATCAAAATAA
- a CDS encoding glycerophosphodiester phosphodiesterase family protein encodes MHKLFCTYLIFTSIFYSCNKKNLLDVEEIEKNIPHGTGIDSEINRTKIDFLIDKLNNPDNNYVLVASHRGGIYWNNAPENTIKSFERTLGTGTDIIEIDIRKTSDGKLIVMHDSDLERTTNGTGKISHRTLSYIKSLKILNRDGQITDNLVPTLEEVMRFAKGKTLVMIDKANDSFEEVKNILIKTKTMDHAVFVEPYQKNEAQKKLTPYLFEKSHYIPRVKETVDNVARYVTPFLKDGSASAFEIRFSTENSHTLNLIQEFKKQNISVWITTLSKEMCAGHDDTLALTKPEEAWGWCVRKGANILLTDYPEKMVKFLETKKLH; translated from the coding sequence ATGCACAAATTATTTTGCACTTACCTAATTTTTACATCTATCTTTTATTCTTGTAATAAAAAGAACTTGTTAGACGTAGAGGAAATTGAAAAAAATATACCTCATGGAACAGGTATAGATTCTGAAATAAATCGAACTAAAATAGATTTCTTAATAGATAAACTAAATAACCCAGATAATAATTATGTTTTAGTAGCTTCTCATAGAGGTGGTATTTATTGGAATAATGCTCCTGAAAACACTATTAAATCATTTGAAAGAACATTAGGGACAGGAACAGATATCATTGAAATAGATATAAGAAAAACAAGTGATGGTAAATTAATTGTAATGCACGATAGTGATTTAGAAAGAACAACAAATGGAACAGGAAAAATTTCCCATCGTACCTTATCTTATATCAAATCTTTAAAAATACTAAATAGAGATGGACAAATTACAGATAATTTAGTTCCAACATTAGAAGAAGTAATGCGCTTTGCAAAAGGAAAAACTTTGGTTATGATAGATAAAGCCAACGATTCTTTTGAAGAAGTTAAAAATATCTTGATAAAAACAAAAACAATGGACCATGCAGTTTTTGTTGAACCATATCAAAAAAACGAAGCTCAAAAAAAATTAACACCTTATTTATTTGAAAAGAGTCATTATATACCTAGAGTAAAAGAAACCGTTGATAATGTTGCAAGGTATGTTACTCCATTTTTAAAAGATGGTAGTGCAAGTGCATTTGAAATCAGATTTTCAACAGAAAATTCTCACACATTAAATTTAATTCAAGAGTTTAAAAAACAAAATATAAGTGTATGGATAACAACGCTATCTAAAGAAATGTGTGCTGGACACGATGATACTTTAGCACTAACAAAACCTGAAGAAGCTTGGGGTTGGTGTGTTCGAAAAGGGGCAAATATTTTACTTACTGATTATCCAGAAAAGATGGTAAAATTTTTAGAAACTAAAAAACTACATTAA